The genomic stretch ATTTGTGATCCTGGTTGCTTAAGTTAGCTGATTAAGAGTTGGGCTGCCTTTATAAGAAATTGATATATTTGTTTCAAGTTGTTTCATAGGCTATCTGGTTTTGTCCCCTCCCTTCCAATTTTTAAGGAGTCTTGCTCTTGGGCACACTTAAAGCTAATTCTGAATATAGAAATGAAAGTTTTAATTTTGGTAATTCATGATAGTGTATTTTGAGTCGCCGAAGCTTAGAGCATCAAAATTGATGTCCTATTCCTCGCCATCATTTGTATTACTGGTTTTTCCCCCTTTAATTTTGGACTATTGTTTTATGTTACTTTTTAGTGTCATGTAGCTATGGTGAATTTGGCGTTAAGTTGTTTCATGTTACTCTGTTTAAACATTGTCTCGTATTCTGATGTCACTATGAGTAACTCTTATGTTTCATTTTGTAGAATATTTGATTGGTCTTCAGGTTTTGATCTGCCAGAACAGGAGTACTATTTGCAGCCTGTAGAGTCCGGTAGATCACGGAGTGCATCATCAATTTGCCCTGTTGATTTTTCTTTTGGGCGTGATCACTTGTGGGACAGATTTAGTGTAAGTTCCTTTGAACGCAGTAAAAGACTGCTGAAAATAGTTACCTTTATTATTGGTTGTAGAAATGGTTTTGTAGGAGACATGCAATGTTGCAATCTGTATGTCTCCCTGTAATTTCAGAAGTTGATCAAGGTCTAGAATGAACCTGAAAATTCTGTCTTTGATTATTCTTTGAAAATTATATATATGCATTTTCTTCAGTGAGCACATTTGTAACGCTTCTTGTATTCTGGTATTGATAAGAAAGATTGAAGAAATTTTCTTTTAGGTGGATGGCATTTGTTATTTATTGCTAATGCTTTCTGAACTTGATTTTGcaggtttttattttgtttagtgATGGTTCTGTGTATACACTGTGTCCAGTGGCACCATTTGGAAGGTATTCTCCGTTTGCTTTTTCCCCCCTCCTTTTTTAACattttttaaaatcatttttcatcaTACTTTTTAAGTTTTAGTTCTCATAATGTTTACCCTTCTATTCTGATTTTCCTACTCTCCTCGAACGTTATTGATTGATTGTTTTGTAATATTGGCCAGCCTAAACTGTCGCGTTCTAAGGCTACCAATTTAACTATTTCTAAATATTAGTGTGAATGACGAGTAAGGGTAGAACCCTATTGAAGAAAAGGTTTCGCTTATTTAATCTAAATTTGCAATTtgaaaacaagactaaattgacaAGAACAAAGTAAAGAAATGGGAGTTTTGGGTTGCTTTTGAATAATAACtaaatcaacaacaatcaataagaTAAGGCTAAGCTAACACAATAAGATGAGAAATACTTGGCATAATCAATCTCCCTGAGTCCCTTCCAATCAATCCAATATCGACAAATATACAAATCATAACTACTAGTTCACTCCATCCAAACAATCTCAATAGTTAAAAGATTGAAACTTTCCCAAATAAATAGTTATTTACGATGAATCGGTATACATAAATCACCCTAATGATTAATAACTCATGCAAAGCACatgaatttaatttaatgaaaGCATTTAGATTAAAATTGGGCAAGAGGGGAAAAGATGACTAGTCCTAAAAGAAGCGTTTTTTCCTTGATCAAATATGAATCCCTAACCAAATCCTCATGCCCATAACATCCATTTCAATGAGGATAAGGAATTATCACAATATCAATAACACAAAGTAATATTCACCAATGCTAAAGAATGACATAATTTGAATGAATTCTAACAAGGATGGCCAACCAAGAGAGAGATTCAAGCAAACATAACAATGATAACAAGGGAATTTATAATAAACAAAGTTGAAGGATTGAGATTGTCTTACAGAGGAAACATTAGGAGGATTTAATGATTACACCAAATTGTGGAAAGATTAGCTTtccatcaaatacttgatacaaAATTAGATCTAAAGGTATTTGCTTTCAACAATATGACACAAGACAATTTGCAAAACCCTACCTACAACCTATTTATACCAAGGAATGTAAATCAGGTGATGGGATATCGAAAATAGGGATTGCAGCATTAAAGAAAAACGGGACAGCTAGTGTGCCTGAGGAGCGCGTGGTGCACATTGGTGCTGCACTGCTGCCTgcccttcttcacttgcttcgaTTCTTGGCTTAGTTCCTTCATTTTGGCTTGAGTTGTAAGAGACTAAAAGTATAAGTAGTAGACCGCatcttcacccttggttcttgaAATGCGTGCCCAAAACCAATTATTATCGATGTAGGTTGGAAAGTTGGCACTATTCAATTACACTTGCAAAACCGATCGCAAAACCCACTTATTTCACCTAAAATCACCTACTAAATAACCACAAATTAGGACTTATCAGATATCTTAAATTCTCCTTATACTTTAGAGATGTTGCATGCCAACTTGATTGAGGGCAAATGAGAATGTTACCAATGTAAAGTGATTGGTTATTTTGTGCGAACCAAAACGGCTTGGCAGACAAACTTGTTCAGACAAGAGCAATTAGTTATTACAAAAAGTTAGAGAATTTAATGAGCCCCTTAAGAGTTACTTTTCAAAGGTCAAACTTCATTACagtactacaacaacaacaacatcagagccttaatcccaaaatgatttggggtcggctgacatgaatcatcctttcgaaccgtccatgggtgcacgcacgcctcaaaatgcgaataaaaaagggaagataaaaaacaaaagggagaacgaaaatgtaatggaaagtcaaggtgaacttaggggttttaaaatcggattccgtctttcttttataaaaacttaaaatttaaatcgagagaaaagattagaacgatttttaaaaaccgaaatagagttaaggatccggaatgaaccaggtaaaatctataagaaagtggttgttgaaaaagtgtgtaataaaggggagaaaaataaataaattaatttctttaaattaaataaataaataaaagcactaaatctgtcaaaaaaacatcaaatactaaaaatccacatgtatcctttccctccattgtgccctctccgtcaccatactctcctcaagccccagaactctcatatcatgctctatcactctcaaccatgtctgtctcggtcttcctctcgcctctagggacctttttcgttctccaagtctccacctCCTAATcgggtgcgtccataggtctccttctcacatggccaaaccatcttagtcggttttccatcatcttgtcctctattggcgccactttaaccttttccctaatcacctcattccttaaccgatctttccttgtatgtccgcacatccacctcaacatgcgcatctccgccacactcatcttttgaatatgacaatgtttcacgcccaacactcggagccgtaaagtagtaagcgagcctaattgccgtgcgataaaattttccctttaatctttggggcatatctttatcgcatagaaaccctgaagcactcttccatttcaaccatcccgctttaattctgtgagccacatctccgtctaactccccatctttttgaataatagatcctagatatctgaagaaatccgaaccctcaacaacattcccatcaaaaataatactccccgcctctgtcgatctcaaccccgccaccttagtgaactgacacctcaaatactcagtcttactcctgctcagcctgaacccacgagtctctaaagtctgcctccacaattccaactttctctccaccccctcttttgtctcatcaatcaacacaatatcgtcggaaacatcatacaccaagggatgtcgtctgAATATCCCccgtcaactcatccataactatagcaaagagaaaaggactaagtgcggaaccttgatgcaccccgatggtaataggaaattcttccgttctcccaacattagtgcgaacacttgcactagcccctcatacatgtcctttatgaggtcaatatattttcgcgacacaccctttctcgccaaagcccaccaaagtacttctcttggtaccctatcatatgccttttccaagtcaataaaaaccatatgcaaatccttcttcttgtcccgatggtattccatcaattgtctcatgataaaaatcgcatccatagtcgatctcccgggcataaatccaaattggttttccgagatgtctacatatctcctaagcctttgctcgattacccgctcccataacttcattgtatgactcataagtttaattccccgataattggaacactcttggacatcacctttgttcttgtacaaagggacaagagtgcttttcctccaagccgatggcatcttgttgctcctccaaatcttgttgaagagcatggttacccattcaatccctctctccccgaagcacctccaaacttctatgggtataccatccggtccctctgctttctttgaccccatcttccttaacgcctttctaacttcactcttttgtattctacgcacaaattcccggtTAACCATGtttggtgttacctctacatccccaaaaccttgttcctgatgtccattgaataaattatcaaagtaagaactccatctagcctttatctcgttatcctgaaccagaaccttgtcgtccatatctttcacacacctaactctcccaatatctctcgtctttcggtctcttatgcgagccagtttatagatatccttctctccttctctcgtgtccaacctggcatacacttcttggttaacttttgccctcgcatcccgtacggcctttttagcggctcgtctagcttccttgtacttttcaaagttctcatcactcctgcatttccccaaaaccttatagcattcacgtttagtctttatcgcttgtctcaccacatcgttccaccaagatgtgcCGTGTCCCTAAAGTTTCTGCTTATTACTGGGTAATGAGTTTTTTGCAATCATATCTTTCCTTGGAATCTCATCACAGATATGTAACATGCATTCTCATTTGAAATCATAAAAGAGTTTGTTAATCTTTGTTGTAAATGTTTTCTGTAACGTTATAGTTTGGCATTTGGAAATAGGGCCACCTTTGTTTGGTTCTGTAGGTTCTATACTTCTTTGCTATTGCCAACCCTCCGTTCTTTGTTCTTACTGTTTTTTTCTGGAATATATATATCCTAACATTATCATGAAGCTGGTCCCCGAATTTTTGTTTTGAATGCTTTATTTTTTTCGAACTTTCACTAGAAGTGTCAAGTTTGATCAGAGATCTACTTCCTAGTCCGTGTACTGGTCGCTTTTTGTATATTTTGAAATCATAAAAAGTGTTAATAAATCCttgttataattttttttgatgTGACATTATAGTTTGTCTTTTGGAGATAGGGCAAACTTTGTTTGGTTGTGTACGTTCTATACTTCTATGCCAATTGCCAAACCTCCGTTCTTCATTCTTACTGCTGTTCCTGGTATATACCCCTATCATACGAAGAGGGAAAATCATGAAGCTGGTCCCCAAATTTTTGTTtccatatttttcttttttcgaaCTTTCACTAAAAGTGTCAAGTCTGATCAGGTAGATGCTTGCTAGTCTGAGTACTGCTCTCGTTTTGTGTATTTTGTGAAGTATATCAACTCACATTGTTATAAACTTCTCTTTGTCCTGGAACAGTATCTACTTATGGGAATCCATACAAGAGATCTACAGCGATGCTCAAACTTTTGGTCAGAAATCTGATGATCCAATTGCGTTCAGTAATTCAAGCATGGCCATATCGTGGCTAGAGGCTACGTTTCCTGAGCTAAACCAGCAAGAAAGTGAAGCTAGTAACATGTTAGCCGTGGAGGCTCAACGTTTTGTAGTGATAGATTCATCACTTTCATTGCAGGTAACATTTTTGCACTATTCACAAGTTCAGCTCTGCTGCTTACTGGTGTGGTTAAAAAATAAATTACTACTTTTCTCGAGTCACATCACGTGGGGAATGATTACAATTGGGTTACAGAGTGAAAAACAAACACAGTTTGCTGATATTTGATTGTTGCTGGTGTCAAATTATGGCTTGCACATTGGTTAGTATGAGACATGAGACACTCTATGTTAGCTAGAAGGGTGTTAATTTATTCCATTTATTTTAGTTTCTTCACTTATTGTggtgtttctgtttttttttttttttttttttttttttttttttttttttcgtttggtttATAACGTGATAATTTTAGATTGCTTTAGAGTATGTAACTCATAACAAAAGCCTCAAACTTTATTTCATCTGTCCTTGGTTTGAATTATGATTCCCACTTAGTTTGCGACTGATATGGATGTCCCTGTTATGGATTGTGCATTATTATCATCTGGTTATTAAATTCTATGCTTTCTGTATATCTATTTTATTGCATCTAGTAATTTGTTGCTTTTTGTACGTGATTCTTATCTGGATATTAGCGAGCATTTGAAATGAAAAGGCTGATCCATTATTTTCTAATCCGCAACGTTTTGCAGTTGTTCTATCCTTATATTTGTCTTCCAATGTGAATGTTGCCTTAAGTGGGTTGCGTTAGGTTCACATGCTAGTGTGATATTTACTTTGTCATGCATGACCATGTTTGCATCAATTGTGTCCTGTCTCGCGGGTTCCATTTTGAAAAACTAGTTTTGGCAATCACTCGTTGGAAACTACTATTTTTCAACTCTTTAGTTCACCTGTAAGAGTAAACCTTCTGTGATACGAGTTTGTAGGGTCCTCTTGGCAAAGTGTGCCGAGGTACAGAAGATGATCCTGGATTTAGAGGTGCAAAGTGTAGTGGTCGTGCCGTGAGTTTTCTTTATAACTCTGTCCGCAAGGACTCAATCTTGGTGACTGCCTGGAGTAGTGGGCAATTGCAAATCGATGCCTTAGCCGATGAAGTTCAACCTCTTTGGAATTCTGGGAATCCACCTCATCTTTCTTTTGATTCTCGTGATCGTATACTAGGGTTTGCCATGATATGTGAATCAGTTGGCGGTCAACTCCCTGTTGTAAGGCTTGACCAGCCGCTGGACTACTGTGATTGGTCAGGTCATCCACCTCCACTTTTAAGGCTAGCTATTGTGGATTTGGCTCTACCAACTGGCAAAGTCGGTGATTCTACTATTTCCATGTATATTGATCCTCTTATTCCGGAGAGAGTATACTGCCTTCATGACGGGGGTGTTGATTCAATAGTGCTGCATTTTCTTCCATTCACAGATCAGGCAAGTATAAAGGGTGAAATGATGAAAACCCCATCTGTACATCCAGTTATCAGTACATCATGCATTGGCTCGGCAGCCTCGTCTGCTCCTCTTTGTGGTTTTGTGGTCTTATCCGATTCATTTGGATTCTCTTGGGTTGTGGGAGTCACTTCTACGCGAGAATGTATTGTCCTTGAGATGAAGACGTTGTATACCTTGCTTACCAGAGTCATGGATACAGACAACAAGCCTCGCGAGTCCGGAGGAGGAGATAAGATCACGCCAGATATCATAAGTAGAGAACTTCTCGTGGGCCCTAAGGCTGTGATGGTTCCCCACGGATCTAATCTGAGATCAGTCTCTGCTGATTCTATTGAAGGTCGATCAACTTTGCACCACTACTTCAAGCTTTTCCATGAGAACTATGTAGAATATGCACACAAGGTAATGACAACTAAACCTTTTCTAGTGTTTGAacatataacgtttttttttttttttttttttttttttttttttttttttttatgtcaaaACTTACTGCCAAAACTTTTGGGTAACCACATGTTTCATTGTCTCAAATTGTTGAAGAAACTACTCTAGCCGGTATTTTTAAGTTAACCACATGGAAATTTGGATAATGTCCTCAACACAGGATCCCTCCCACCCACCCGCACCCACAACAAAAAGTAGAGGAGCCATGGCTGGAAATTTGGTTGTTTTGATAATGATTTGGTTGTTTCTTTTCAAGTCCAAAACCTATGCATAATGATTATACAATGAACTGCTTCATTTTATAGGTGCATTTTGCGCTCGAGCATCATGGGCCTCATGTGAAGAAAATTATTGATAATCTACATACGCGCCTATCCGAGGCTCAACAAAAGCTTTTGAATGCTGAGAAGAAACAGCCGCAGGTGGCTGACAGGATGAGGCGTGTTATTGAGCGCCATGAATCTCTAGAACAACGGTTGCTTCAGCTAAGAAGATTGCCAGGGATTCATAAAAAGCCGTTGACCAAAGCCGAACGTGAATTTAGAGCAGATCTTGGTACGATTTTCATCGCACTTTGCTGCTTTAATCATTTCTTAACTCATATTCAACGTTTGGGTTAGTCATGTCATTTAAATTCATTTCGAAAAATATAACATcttttttatactccctccatctcaatcatttgtttacctttgtttaGTTTTTTGTGagggtattttaattaaaggtaatgACTGAGACAGAGGGAGTAGTTTTCAACCAAGCACATTGGTGCTAGTCTTTAGTCCGGAAGTAAAGTGTCCAACATAATTATACGATTGGCATCCAACAAAGACGTCCATTTTGAGGCAGAAAATCTCTTACAAATCAGTTTTATACTGAGATAATGTAAAACCTTCAACAAAGACAACTATACTTACTCCATAAATCGTGGTAGCTATTTATTTTTTTTGCAGCTGGTGTCACTAAAATTAGTGTACCCTTAACTCAAACTAAAAAGGCAGGTTCCGTGAGACACACACTATTAAAGGCATGACCTCCAAAAAATAAAGGGTATATAAATAATTAATGAAAAGGTACACGAACTATAAATGGGAGGTCGCGCACTAAAATGGCTGTTTGCAGATAGTTTTGCGCACTAAACTCGCTGTGTCACACTGGCTTATAGATGCATATGGCTGTTTGCAGATAATTTTGCAGGTGTTGAGCTGGACGCTTTGCATACTTCTATTGAAGCCTTGAACGGAAGGTTGAGAAAGTACACGATGTCTAACAAGAGCAAGTTACTTAACAGAGCGTCGAGAAAGAAAACGTTTAGAGATACCAAGCTTGACCATTTGAAGGCATCACTGGAGCAACTTTGGATAGTGAATAGTGAGAATTCAAAGAAGCTGAAATTGGTCGAATCTGCATTGGAAGATCTGGCGATCTGATTTTGCTCTTTGTTTTGTTGTAAAAGGTTTCACTAGAGATATTTGATGTTGAGAAATTATGTACCCTGGTGTTCAAGTTATTCATAGAAATGTGAATGCCCACAGTGTAGTACTACTAACAGATGAGGATGTAAATGCAACGGAAGACACCATGTATCACCAATTTATGTACGTGGGTATATTTTGTTCAGCAAAGTTTATCGTCTTCCTTGCCAACCATTTCAAATTAGTGGACATGCTCTCAACTTTGGTAAGAATTCCATCCATTAATTTACGTCATACCGCCTGTAggtataaatacggagtatataagaGTCTGACTTCCACGATTTTTGATTTCCAAAGGCTTTGCTGTGTTTGGGAATAGGGATTTCAGAAATCATTCTAAAATCTGTTAACTGTCCCAAATTCAACCTAAATCCCGACCCTCAGATGGAGATGAAACAATAAGCAAAAAGCCGAAATAATTTGATGAACAAATGGCAAGACTTAAAAGCTTGTACATTGTTTGTGGTTCCACAGTTTGCTAGTACACAGTCACGGCATGAAAGAATGTAGCTGCCTATTATCACAGGATGAACAAATGTTCCTGCCCCGATTTACTCTTTTATCTCAAACTCTGCTACTCTATATGATTTCTTCATGGAATTCAACATAATCTTTTTCTTTTCCAAATTCAATTTGTACATCTCTCCTATGTCTAGCTCATATCATCCGTCTCTTTACATACTTGCGACTCGTCGTTTCACGTTAATGGGCATTCGCTTTTGTGTCCTCGTTGTCGGAAAGAAGACTAGCTTGTCCTCTTCTGCAGCCTCCCAACTGTCAAAAAATCACAGCACAAACACAAAAGCGCTAATTAGTACTCGTACAAGAAACCCATGTAGCATGACTCCGTTTCAGGTTTCATTTGTGATTCTATACTTTGtatggctttttttttttttttttttttttttttttttcgttgatCCACCTTTGGGCTTTAGCCTTGATAAAAACATTTATCAAAAAAATTTATGTACTGTGTAGCTAGCTAACAAAACCGGGTTCTAATTATTTGCATGACTCTAGTTAAACAGGCTTTAAGCGAAGTAATGATTTTCACAAACACGAGGGGATATTTTGACGGCCTCCCT from Silene latifolia isolate original U9 population chromosome 2, ASM4854445v1, whole genome shotgun sequence encodes the following:
- the LOC141643027 gene encoding nuclear pore complex protein NUP88 is translated as MRFNFDIEEETTSNNNNGDKLKLGNNNNNKIVKVKKERQLRSPHSSSIPKDEVQWVPLQDHPVFSSAVDGEDSSTGRFPTNLMAWDGASRIYFWDSELACLHRISVRLGDPEPNSVTAAYPSKVLEADIDLDFVVNKISINKNGSALLLGSSAGIHILYLYGRNSVKDDSIICRTVPVGNTIYQQSNSTIRILQVAWHPYSNTHLAVLSSDSVFRIFDWSSGFDLPEQEYYLQPVESGRSRSASSICPVDFSFGRDHLWDRFSVFILFSDGSVYTLCPVAPFGSIYLWESIQEIYSDAQTFGQKSDDPIAFSNSSMAISWLEATFPELNQQESEASNMLAVEAQRFVVIDSSLSLQGPLGKVCRGTEDDPGFRGAKCSGRAVSFLYNSVRKDSILVTAWSSGQLQIDALADEVQPLWNSGNPPHLSFDSRDRILGFAMICESVGGQLPVVRLDQPLDYCDWSGHPPPLLRLAIVDLALPTGKVGDSTISMYIDPLIPERVYCLHDGGVDSIVLHFLPFTDQASIKGEMMKTPSVHPVISTSCIGSAASSAPLCGFVVLSDSFGFSWVVGVTSTRECIVLEMKTLYTLLTRVMDTDNKPRESGGGDKITPDIISRELLVGPKAVMVPHGSNLRSVSADSIEGRSTLHHYFKLFHENYVEYAHKVHFALEHHGPHVKKIIDNLHTRLSEAQQKLLNAEKKQPQVADRMRRVIERHESLEQRLLQLRRLPGIHKKPLTKAEREFRADLDNFAGVELDALHTSIEALNGRLRKYTMSNKSKLLNRASRKKTFRDTKLDHLKASLEQLWIVNSENSKKLKLVESALEDLAI